The Arachis hypogaea cultivar Tifrunner chromosome 19, arahy.Tifrunner.gnm2.J5K5, whole genome shotgun sequence genome has a window encoding:
- the LOC112776583 gene encoding flap endonuclease 1 isoform X3, with product MGIKGLTKLLADNAPKAMKENKFESYFGRKIAIDASMSIYQFLIVVGRIGTEMLTNEAGEVTSHLQGMFTRTIRLLESGMKPVYVFDGKPPELKKQELAKRLTRRADATEDLSEAKETANKEDIEKFSKRTVKVTKQHNEDCKKLLRLMGVPVVEAPSEAEAQCASLCKAGKVYAVASEDMDSLTFGAPKFLRHLMDPSSKKIPVMEFDISKVLEDLQLSMDQFIDLCILSGCDYCESIRGIGGTTALKLIRQHGSIEMILENINKERYHIPDDWPYQEARRLFKEPLVITEDEQLNLKWSAPDEEGLVTFLVNENGFNIDRVTKAIEKIKAAKNKSSQGRLESFFKPTANPSVPIKRKYPFCFASEKLKYQKQEFAIY from the exons ATGGGTATCAAG GGTTTAACGAAGCTTTTGGCGGACAATGCACCGAAAGCCATGAAGGAGAATAAATTCGAGAGCTACTTTGGACGCAAGATCGCCATTGACGCCAGCATGAGCATTTACCAGTTCCTT ATTGTTGTGGGAAGAATTGGAACTGAAATGCTCACTAATGAAGCTGGTGAAGTTACTAG TCATTTGCAAGGCATGTTTACGAGGACTATCAGACTTCTCGAATCTGGGATGAAACCAGT ATATGTTTTTGATGGGAAACCACCAGAGTTGAAGAAGCAAGAGCTGGCAAAACG TTTGACGAGGAGGGCTGATGCTACCGAGGATTTGTCTGAAGCCAAGGAG ACAGCCAATAAGGAAGACATTGAAAAATTCAGCAAACGGACTGTGAAG GTGACAAAGCAGCATAATGAAGACTGCAAAAAGCTTTTAAGACTCATGGGAGTGCCCGTTGTTGAG GCACCTTCAGAAGCAGAGGCTCAGTGCGCTTCTCTTTGTAAAGCTGGAAAG GTTTATGCTGTAGCTTCAGAAGATATGGATTCTTTAACATTTGGAGCTCCCAAATTTCTTCGCCATTTAATGGATCCCAGCTCCAAAAAGATTCCAGTGATGGAATTTGACATTAGCAAG GTTTTGGAGGACCTACAATTGAGCATGGACCAATTTATTGACCTATGCATTCTTTCTGGGTGTGATTATTGTGAAAGCATCCGAG GTATTGGAGGAACAACAGCTTTGAAGCTAATACGTCAACATGGTTCTATTGAGATGATACTGGAGAATATAAACAAAgaaag GTATCACATTCCAGATGATTGGCCATATCAGGAGGCCCGACGGCTTTTTAAAGAACCATTGGTCATAACTGAAGACGAGCAACTTAATCTGAAGTGGTCTGCTCCAGATGAAGAA GGGTTAGTAACATTTCTGGTAAATGAGAATGGATTCAACATTGATAGGGTGACAAAG GCAATTGAAAAAAttaaagcagcaaagaacaagtCGTCACAAGGCCG ATTGGAATCATTTTTTAAGCCTACAGCAAATCCATCTGTACCCATTAAACGGAAG TATCCTTTCTGTTTCGCATCTGAGAAATTGAAGTACCAGAAACAGGAGTTTGCCATTTACTAG
- the LOC112776583 gene encoding flap endonuclease 1 isoform X2, translating to MGIKGLTKLLADNAPKAMKENKFESYFGRKIAIDASMSIYQFLIVVGRIGTEMLTNEAGEVTSHLQGMFTRTIRLLESGMKPVYVFDGKPPELKKQELAKRLTRRADATEDLSEAKETANKEDIEKFSKRTVKVTKQHNEDCKKLLRLMGVPVVEAPSEAEAQCASLCKAGKVYAVASEDMDSLTFGAPKFLRHLMDPSSKKIPVMEFDISKVLEDLQLSMDQFIDLCILSGCDYCESIRGIGGTTALKLIRQHGSIEMILENINKERYHIPDDWPYQEARRLFKEPLVITEDEQLNLKWSAPDEEGLVTFLVNENGFNIDRVTKAIEKIKAAKNKSSQGRLESFFKPTANPSVPIKRKETPQANAKESNKKTKATVAKKKK from the exons ATGGGTATCAAG GGTTTAACGAAGCTTTTGGCGGACAATGCACCGAAAGCCATGAAGGAGAATAAATTCGAGAGCTACTTTGGACGCAAGATCGCCATTGACGCCAGCATGAGCATTTACCAGTTCCTT ATTGTTGTGGGAAGAATTGGAACTGAAATGCTCACTAATGAAGCTGGTGAAGTTACTAG TCATTTGCAAGGCATGTTTACGAGGACTATCAGACTTCTCGAATCTGGGATGAAACCAGT ATATGTTTTTGATGGGAAACCACCAGAGTTGAAGAAGCAAGAGCTGGCAAAACG TTTGACGAGGAGGGCTGATGCTACCGAGGATTTGTCTGAAGCCAAGGAG ACAGCCAATAAGGAAGACATTGAAAAATTCAGCAAACGGACTGTGAAG GTGACAAAGCAGCATAATGAAGACTGCAAAAAGCTTTTAAGACTCATGGGAGTGCCCGTTGTTGAG GCACCTTCAGAAGCAGAGGCTCAGTGCGCTTCTCTTTGTAAAGCTGGAAAG GTTTATGCTGTAGCTTCAGAAGATATGGATTCTTTAACATTTGGAGCTCCCAAATTTCTTCGCCATTTAATGGATCCCAGCTCCAAAAAGATTCCAGTGATGGAATTTGACATTAGCAAG GTTTTGGAGGACCTACAATTGAGCATGGACCAATTTATTGACCTATGCATTCTTTCTGGGTGTGATTATTGTGAAAGCATCCGAG GTATTGGAGGAACAACAGCTTTGAAGCTAATACGTCAACATGGTTCTATTGAGATGATACTGGAGAATATAAACAAAgaaag GTATCACATTCCAGATGATTGGCCATATCAGGAGGCCCGACGGCTTTTTAAAGAACCATTGGTCATAACTGAAGACGAGCAACTTAATCTGAAGTGGTCTGCTCCAGATGAAGAA GGGTTAGTAACATTTCTGGTAAATGAGAATGGATTCAACATTGATAGGGTGACAAAG GCAATTGAAAAAAttaaagcagcaaagaacaagtCGTCACAAGGCCG ATTGGAATCATTTTTTAAGCCTACAGCAAATCCATCTGTACCCATTAAACGGAAG GAAACACCACAAGCTAATGCTAAAGAGAGTAACAAAAAGACTAAAGCCACTGTTgctaagaagaagaaatag
- the LOC112776583 gene encoding flap endonuclease 1 isoform X1, whose amino-acid sequence MGIKGLTKLLADNAPKAMKENKFESYFGRKIAIDASMSIYQFLIVVGRIGTEMLTNEAGEVTSHLQGMFTRTIRLLESGMKPVYVFDGKPPELKKQELAKRLTRRADATEDLSEAKETANKEDIEKFSKRTVKVTKQHNEDCKKLLRLMGVPVVEAPSEAEAQCASLCKAGKVYAVASEDMDSLTFGAPKFLRHLMDPSSKKIPVMEFDISKVLEDLQLSMDQFIDLCILSGCDYCESIRGIGGTTALKLIRQHGSIEMILENINKERYHIPDDWPYQEARRLFKEPLVITEDEQLNLKWSAPDEEGLVTFLVNENGFNIDRVTKAIEKIKAAKNKSSQGRLESFFKPTANPSVPIKRKESKCMLKSFKPDIEHKMFSLQTFNCSRPMVSGKLSLPKHNLGSKHHVSLSLFRAVCFGA is encoded by the exons ATGGGTATCAAG GGTTTAACGAAGCTTTTGGCGGACAATGCACCGAAAGCCATGAAGGAGAATAAATTCGAGAGCTACTTTGGACGCAAGATCGCCATTGACGCCAGCATGAGCATTTACCAGTTCCTT ATTGTTGTGGGAAGAATTGGAACTGAAATGCTCACTAATGAAGCTGGTGAAGTTACTAG TCATTTGCAAGGCATGTTTACGAGGACTATCAGACTTCTCGAATCTGGGATGAAACCAGT ATATGTTTTTGATGGGAAACCACCAGAGTTGAAGAAGCAAGAGCTGGCAAAACG TTTGACGAGGAGGGCTGATGCTACCGAGGATTTGTCTGAAGCCAAGGAG ACAGCCAATAAGGAAGACATTGAAAAATTCAGCAAACGGACTGTGAAG GTGACAAAGCAGCATAATGAAGACTGCAAAAAGCTTTTAAGACTCATGGGAGTGCCCGTTGTTGAG GCACCTTCAGAAGCAGAGGCTCAGTGCGCTTCTCTTTGTAAAGCTGGAAAG GTTTATGCTGTAGCTTCAGAAGATATGGATTCTTTAACATTTGGAGCTCCCAAATTTCTTCGCCATTTAATGGATCCCAGCTCCAAAAAGATTCCAGTGATGGAATTTGACATTAGCAAG GTTTTGGAGGACCTACAATTGAGCATGGACCAATTTATTGACCTATGCATTCTTTCTGGGTGTGATTATTGTGAAAGCATCCGAG GTATTGGAGGAACAACAGCTTTGAAGCTAATACGTCAACATGGTTCTATTGAGATGATACTGGAGAATATAAACAAAgaaag GTATCACATTCCAGATGATTGGCCATATCAGGAGGCCCGACGGCTTTTTAAAGAACCATTGGTCATAACTGAAGACGAGCAACTTAATCTGAAGTGGTCTGCTCCAGATGAAGAA GGGTTAGTAACATTTCTGGTAAATGAGAATGGATTCAACATTGATAGGGTGACAAAG GCAATTGAAAAAAttaaagcagcaaagaacaagtCGTCACAAGGCCG ATTGGAATCATTTTTTAAGCCTACAGCAAATCCATCTGTACCCATTAAACGGAAG GAAAGCAAATGCATGCTTAAATCTTTCAAACCAGATATTGAGCATAAGATGTTCTCTCTGCAAACTTTTAACTGTTCAAGGCCCATGGTTAGTGGCAAGTTAAGCTTGCCAAAACATAATCTGGGTTCCAAGCACCACGTGTCATTGTCATTATTTAGAGCTGTCTGCTTTGGTGCCTGA